A stretch of Episyrphus balteatus chromosome 2, idEpiBalt1.1, whole genome shotgun sequence DNA encodes these proteins:
- the LOC129910807 gene encoding arginine-glutamic acid dipeptide repeats protein isoform X12 has product MAASTQGEIRVGPGHQVIDVYAKLPDYNPISSFPVDKEIDERELEEPRWSPGIVADGDLIMFVRAARSMAAFQGMCDGGLEDGCLAASRDDTTINALDVLHDSGYDTGTALQALVKCPVSKGIDKKWTEDETKKFIKGLRQFGKNFFRIHKDLLPHKETPELVEFYYLWKKTPGANNNRPHRRRRQSSLRRNRVTRASNAPPTKKEDTPEPQVPIEPIPVAKEENSSLTEDEASECDSDSSLTNKRDESPSRMRTRNKPQQNNNKEQVANGKRPKRGGTETPEVTDTNSPKTPTKTESNNKRKQAKQDTPNKKKRSDTDGDITDDSKEKRKRSDSPVESMNSDSRPDSVLDEGENTNDTPDPPQLAIAPPKEVEDKVVDEKVIVPVVVEHQAVKVEKELEQDEETNQQAPIVVVQQPQQLSPEKQCPDEIEKMPQPPIVNDQLNENDVSQEIPVQLPAVIPPPEEMVNNGGYVPKEQEMLSKIANMKQETNIALQPAVIGVVPPPTQPVLAPVVVPPQPPMEFSAKEVYIKKEPLDDSSSMDATCNQNSNEPQDLKVKIEVKSEEPKPNVNISPAGMSVGLPPPSALNPQACVNEMPEHKYDTQQPPPPFDGHIKFNNPSSEMKYPGDIEMKYNDQIKYNPAGEVVAKFPHEMKYPPPCEPMKYGQELPGKYELKYGMEHGGLPPKSFNEPIKIPDLKAYQQQQQHQPHQPPPSQENQQMKYPPLGSGDSNQQQQNPVAMPKPHYQADIHSLSRSPYDSSIMLKYGDPMGAKYGLGPPPGHQQPQDLKYPPPDGALKSAYHGENLIKSSPFGDPQGVVNKYPPSESPIDASSRSTPGQDSQGSNSNSQQSQQFHSPHPSPHMPSAVPAGMHPQNLVSQQHPGMPPNSLHHPTPTHPGMLSSLASQQQQLQHQHQLQQQQLQQQHQQQQQQQQQQQAQQVQQQQQQQQQQQQQQQQQQQQQQQQQQQQQQQQSQNSNSSNIQTSSSSSMLMPPSSGPNILMPPSSLQHMQPGGPSHLPPLHRPHQDIPQSLHHPGIPLSLQGHGGHGIPPPPQSHHPSSMQQQSPAGQQQGVRTPSPAQQRPMESQNNSNSQNSNSREQQMQQQPPHRTSPLPGLSNPQGMLGHPMPLHPHMHMQGHPVHHAAHMMGGPGMGGAGGPGAPLSLIGTAMSGLNDSGISRRTPPVGGIPSSVSSASSVQTTTTVPSSAFSRASPSVQNSSGPSQGPPQMHINSSSGSSSHRPSSPASSGGSISRQSPLHPVPQSPLGHHPSASALSAAAAAVAERDRHALLRQQSPHMTPPPVSSASALMASPLSKMYGPQAQRGLGTSPPPHLRPGASPPVIRHPQMPLPLPLIGPGAAMPQMGVHPGQAPYPHHLLHPSMFYSHHHNPFNSPYPYHPYGPGFPTAYMKPPPPAGPLDPAAVMAHHQGIPPQSTATRPEESSHSSAMDKQNMQNMQHKIKPPTPKTPQGSNSGNSASSTPTGVGGPVGPGGPGSGGGGGGGGGGGPPPQSQYPGSHPAYPPQQHPAFQENSPTLVKPTSHMDALRAHAHSASSNLGSHHSTEPLPIDIEPDPEPEIPSPTHNIPRGPSPEAKPDDTECHRSQSAIFVRHIDRGDYNSCTRTDLIFKPVADSKLARKREERDRKIAEKERERRQQQQQQQQQQQQQAQAAQQAAQQAKLKAELKPPYADTPALRQLSEYARPHVAFSPVEPMVAPYHHPMGPMYSRERELEDLKNAQAAAAASQSRLDPHWMEYYRMRGMHPSQFPLYANPAAISQMERERLGIPPPHHVSMDPNEHMQQQEAGFQLPPNVGPYPRPNMLMQREPHSDVLLRMSYADQLQYLQAAEFQRQSLHDQYFRQRPR; this is encoded by the exons ATGGCGGCCTCCACTCAAGGAGAAATACGAGTGGGTCCCGGCCACCAGGTAATCGATGTCTAT GCAAAACTGCCCGATTATAATCCAATTTCAAGTTTTCCCGTTGATAAAGAAATCGATGAGCGTGAATTAGAAGAACCACGATGGAGTCCTGGAATAGTTGCCGATGGAGATTTAATAATGTTTGTACGTGCAGCACGTTCCATGGCAGCATTTCaag GCATGTGTGATGGAGGTTTAGAAGATGGTTGTTTAGCAGCAAGTCGTGATGATACTACAATAAATGCACTTGACGTT ttACATGATTCCGGTTATGATACAGGAACCGCCCTACAAGCTCTAGTTAAGTGTCCAGTTTCCAAAGGAATTGATAAAAAATGGACagaagatgaaacaaaaaaatttataaaaggtcTAAGACAATTTGGCAAGAATTTCTTTCGTATTCACAAAGATCTATTACCGCACAAAGAAACCCCCGAGCTTGTTGAATTCTACTATTTGTGGAAAAAGACTCCAGGCGCTAATAATAATCGACCACATCGTCGTCGGCGACAATCATCGTTGCGCCGTAATCGTGTAACACGTGCCAGTAACGCACCACCAACGAAAAAAGAGGACACACCCGAACCTCAAGTACCAATTGAACCAATTCCCGTAGCTAAAGAAGAGAACAGCTCATTGACCGAAGACGAAGCCAGTGAATGTGATAGTGATTCAAGCTTAACCAACAAAAGGGATGAATCACCATCTAGAATGAGGACACGTAATAAACCacaacaaaacaataataagGAACAAGTGGCAAATGGTAAGAGACCGAAACGAGGTGGAACCGAAACGCCAGAAGTTACCGATACAAACAGTCCCAAAACACCAACCAAAACGGAGAGCAATAATAAACGCAAGCAGGCGAAACAGGATACGCCTAACAAGAAGAAGAGGTCCGATACGGACGGAGACATCACCGATGATAGTAAGGAGAAGAGAAAGAGATCGGACAGTCCGGTGGAGAGCATGAATTCGGACAGTCGTCCCGATTCGGTGCTGGATGAGGGTGAAAATACAAATGATACACCTGATCCACCGCAGTTGGCTATTGCTCCGCCCAAAGAAGTCGAAGATAAAGTGGTGGACGAAAAGGTTATCGTTCCTGTTGTTGTTGAACATCAAGCTGTGAAAGTTGAAAAAGAACTGGAACAGGACGAAGAAACCAACCAGCAAGCACCGATTGTTGTAGTTCAGCAGCCACAACAGTTATCGCCAGAGAAACAGTGTCCTGATGAAATCGAGAAAATGCCACAACCGCCGATAGTTAATGATCAGTTAAATGAGAACGATGTGTCACAGGAAATACCGGTGCAGCTTCCTGCTGTTATTCCACCTCCAGAAGAGATGGTTAATAATGGTGGCTATGTTCCCAAGGAACAGGAAATGCTCTCTAAGATCGCCAACATGAAGCAGGAGACGAATATTGCCCTGCAACCGGCTGTTATCGGAGTGGTACCACCACCAACTCAGCCCGTACTAGCACCAGTAGTAGTACCACCTCAACCACCAATGGAGTTTTCAGCTAAAGAAGTGTACATTAAAAAAGAACCACTGGACGATTCGTCTTCAATGGATGCAACATGTAATCAAAATAGCAATGAACCACAAGACCTGAAGGTCAAAATTGAGGTCAAGAGCGAGGAACCCAAGCCAAATGTAAATATTTCCCCAGCTGGCATGTCTGTTGGACTGCCACCTCCGTCAGCGCTCAATCCTCAAGCGTGTGTCAACGAGATGCCAGAGCATAAATACGACACTCAACAGCCACCACCTCCATTCGATGGTCACATCAAGTTTAACAATCCCAGCAGCGAAATGAAATATCCTGGAGATATTGAAATGAAGTACAACGATCAAATCAAGTACAACCCAGCAGGCGAGGTTGTTGCGAAATTCCCTCATGAAATGAAATATCCACCGCCATGTGAACCGATGAAATATGGACAGGAGTTGCCAGGCAAATACGAATTAAAATACGGTATGGAGCATGGCGGCTTGCCACCAAAGTCATTCAATGAACCTATCAAAATCCCAGATCTCAAGGCAtatcagcagcagcaacaacatcaACCCCATCAACCGCCGCCTTCACAGGAGAACCAACAGATGAAGTATCCTCCATTAGGTAGCGGTGATTCCAATCAACAACAGCAGAACCCCGTTGCAATGCCAAAACCACACTATCAGGCTGACATTCATTCTTTGTCCCGCTCGCCTTACGATTCGAGCATAATGCTTAAATATGGCGATCCAATGGGTGCTAAATATGGTCTGGGACCACCACCTGGACACCAACAGCCGCAGGATTTGAAATACCCTCCACCGGATGGTGCACTCAAATCGGCCTACCATGGGGAAAATCTTATCAAAAGTAGTCCGTTTGGTGATCCTCAAGGTGTTGTCAATAAGTATCCGCCTTCAGAAAGTCCCATTGACGCTTCGTCTCGGTCTACACCCGGTCAGGATAGTCAGGGAAGTAATAGCAATTCGCAGCAGTCACAACAGTTTCATTCACCACATCCCTCACCCCATATGCCTTCAGCTGTGCCCGCGGGCATGCACCCACAGAACTTGGTTTCGCAGCAACATCCTGGTATGCCACCGAACTCGTTGCATCATCCAACACCCACACACCCAGGAATGCTCAGTTCGCTGGCTTCACAACAGCAACAATTGCAGCATCAGCATCAACTTCAACAACAGCAGcttcaacaacaacatcaacaacaacagcaacaacaacaacaacagcaagcaCAACAAgtgcagcagcaacaacaacagcaacagcagcaacaacaacagcagcagcaacaacaacaacagcaacaacaacaacaacagcagcaacaacaacagcagtcACAAAATTCCAACTCGTCGAATATACAAACTTCATCTTCATCAAGTATGTTAATGCCACCATCATCGGGTCCAAACATACTAATGCCACCAAGTTCGTTGCAACATATGCAACCTGGTGGGCCAAGTCATTTGCCGCCACTGCATAGACCACACCAAGATATTCCACAATCTCTTCATCATCCTGGTATTCCTCTCTCCCTACAAGGACATGGTGGGCATGGAATTCCACCTCCTCCACAAAGTCATCATCCTTCATCCATGCAACAGCAATCGCCAGCTGGACAACAACAAGGAGTACGAACGCCATCACCTGCTCAACAACGCCCCATGGAGtctcaaaataattcaaactCCCAAAACAGCAATAGCCGGGAACAGCAAATGCAACAGCAGCCTCCTCATCGAACATCACCTCTTCCGGGACTATCGAATCCACAGGGAATGCTTGGTCACCCAATGCCGCTTCACCCTCACATGCACATGCAAGGTCACCCAGTGCACCATGCAGCCCATATGATGGGTGGGCCTGGAATGGGCGGTGCAGGAGGACCTGGTGCTCCTCTGTCTCTGATCGGAACAGCGAtgagcggactaaacgactccGGAATTAGTAGACGTACCCCACCTGTAGGTGGAATTCCTTCGTCGGTGTCATCCGCTTCCTCTGTACAAACCACAACAACGGTGCCATCATCTGCATTTAGCCGAGCAAGTCCCAGCGTCCAAAACAGTTCAGGACCATCTCAAGGACCTCCACAAATGCACATAAACTCCTCTTCTGGTTCTTCCTCTCATCGACCGTCATCTCCAGCATCTAGTGGAGGCAGCATAAGCCGCCAATCTCCTCTCCACCCAGTGCCACAGAGTCCTCTAGGTCATCACCCCTCTGCATCGGCTCTTTCAGCTGCCGCAGCTGCAGTGGCTGAACGCGATCGTCATGCTTTGCTACGTCAACAATCACCGCATATGACTCCCCCACCGGTGTCTAGTGCATCAGCATTAATGGCCAGTCCTCTTAGTAAAATGTACGGCCCTCAGGCTCAACGGGGTTTGGGAACTTCACCACCTCCCCATTTGCGTCCTGGTGCATCACCGCCCGTGATACGACATCCGCAGATGCCACTTCCTCTTCCCTTAATCGGACCTGGAGCGGCAATGCCCCAAATGGGAGTGCATCCAGGTCAGGCGCCATACCCCCATCACCTGCTGCACCCTTCAATGTTCTACTCGCACCATCACAATCCTTTCAACTCACCTTACCCATACCATCCGTATGGTCCTGGCTTCCCAACGGCGTACATGAAACCTCCTCCGCCGGCGGGACCACTCGATCCAGCGGCGGTTATGGCTCACCATCAGGGCATACCACCACAATCGACAGCAACCCGTCCCGAAGAGAGCTCACACTCGTCGGCGATGGATAAGCAAAACATGCAAAATATGCAGCACAAAATCAAACCACCCACACCAAAGACGCCACAAGGTAGCAACAGTGGCAATAGCGCTAGTTCAACTCCAACCGGTGTTGGAGGACCAGTCGGACCAGGTGGACCCGGCTCAGGTGGAGGAGGCGGAGGTGGAGGTGGTGGTGGTCCACCACCACAATCTCAGTATCCTGGTTCTCATCCCGCTTATCCACCACAGCAACATCCAGCGTTCCAAGAGAACTCTCCAACGCTCGTCAAGCCTACAAGTCACATGGACGCGTTGCGTGCACATGCGCACTCGGCGAGTAGTAATTTAGGCAGCCATCATTCAACTGAACCTT TACCAATCGATATTGAACCAGATCCAGAGCCAGAAATTCCAAGTCCTACGCACAACATTCCTCGTGGACCTAGTCCCGAGGCTAAACCTGATGACACCGAATGCCATCGATCACAATCTGCAAT atttgTAAGGCACATTGACAGAGGAGACTACAACTCCTGCACAAGAACTGATTTGATATTCAAACCAGTTGCTGACTCGAAATTGGCACGCAAACGAGAAGAACGTGACCGAAAGATTGCCGAAAAGGAAAGAGAACGAAGACAG caacaacaacagcagcaacaacaacagcaacagcaggCCCAGGCTGCCCAACAAGCTGCTCAACAGGCCAAACTTAAAGCTGAATTGAAACCTCCCTACGCTGATACACCTGCCCTTCGACAGCTTTCCGAGTATGCAAGGCCACATGTTGCATTCAG CCCTGTTGAACCGATGGTAGCACCATATCATCACCCAATGGGGCCAATGTATAGTAGAGAGAG GGAACTTGAAGACCTGAAGAACGCACAAGCAGCTGCTGCTGCAAGCCAATCACGATTGGATCCACACTGGATGGAATACTATAGGATGAG agGAATGCATCCTTCGCAATTCCCACTATATGCGAATCCCGCTGCAATATCACAAATGGAAAGGGAACGCCTCGGAATACCACCACCACATCACGTTAGCATGGATCCAAACGAGCACATG CAACAACAGGAAGCCGGATTTCAACTGCCAC cGAATGTTGGACCATATCCGAGACCAAATATGCTTATGCAGAGGGAACCCCATTCGGATGTTTTACTTCGGATGTCGTACGCTGATCAGCTTCAg TATTTACAGGCGGCTGAATTCCAAAGGCAATCCCTTCATGATCAGTATTTCAG ACAAAGACCGAGATAA
- the LOC129910807 gene encoding arginine-glutamic acid dipeptide repeats protein isoform X13, which yields MAASTQGEIRVGPGHQAKLPDYNPISSFPVDKEIDERELEEPRWSPGIVADGDLIMFVRAARSMAAFQGMCDGGLEDGCLAASRDDTTINALDVLHDSGYDTGTALQALVKCPVSKGIDKKWTEDETKKFIKGLRQFGKNFFRIHKDLLPHKETPELVEFYYLWKKTPGANNNRPHRRRRQSSLRRNRVTRASNAPPTKKEDTPEPQVPIEPIPVAKEENSSLTEDEASECDSDSSLTNKRDESPSRMRTRNKPQQNNNKEQVANGKRPKRGGTETPEVTDTNSPKTPTKTESNNKRKQAKQDTPNKKKRSDTDGDITDDSKEKRKRSDSPVESMNSDSRPDSVLDEGENTNDTPDPPQLAIAPPKEVEDKVVDEKVIVPVVVEHQAVKVEKELEQDEETNQQAPIVVVQQPQQLSPEKQCPDEIEKMPQPPIVNDQLNENDVSQEIPVQLPAVIPPPEEMVNNGGYVPKEQEMLSKIANMKQETNIALQPAVIGVVPPPTQPVLAPVVVPPQPPMEFSAKEVYIKKEPLDDSSSMDATCNQNSNEPQDLKVKIEVKSEEPKPNVNISPAGMSVGLPPPSALNPQACVNEMPEHKYDTQQPPPPFDGHIKFNNPSSEMKYPGDIEMKYNDQIKYNPAGEVVAKFPHEMKYPPPCEPMKYGQELPGKYELKYGMEHGGLPPKSFNEPIKIPDLKAYQQQQQHQPHQPPPSQENQQMKYPPLGSGDSNQQQQNPVAMPKPHYQADIHSLSRSPYDSSIMLKYGDPMGAKYGLGPPPGHQQPQDLKYPPPDGALKSAYHGENLIKSSPFGDPQGVVNKYPPSESPIDASSRSTPGQDSQGSNSNSQQSQQFHSPHPSPHMPSAVPAGMHPQNLVSQQHPGMPPNSLHHPTPTHPGMLSSLASQQQQLQHQHQLQQQQLQQQHQQQQQQQQQQQAQQVQQQQQQQQQQQQQQQQQQQQQQQQQQQQQQQQSQNSNSSNIQTSSSSSMLMPPSSGPNILMPPSSLQHMQPGGPSHLPPLHRPHQDIPQSLHHPGIPLSLQGHGGHGIPPPPQSHHPSSMQQQSPAGQQQGVRTPSPAQQRPMESQNNSNSQNSNSREQQMQQQPPHRTSPLPGLSNPQGMLGHPMPLHPHMHMQGHPVHHAAHMMGGPGMGGAGGPGAPLSLIGTAMSGLNDSGISRRTPPVGGIPSSVSSASSVQTTTTVPSSAFSRASPSVQNSSGPSQGPPQMHINSSSGSSSHRPSSPASSGGSISRQSPLHPVPQSPLGHHPSASALSAAAAAVAERDRHALLRQQSPHMTPPPVSSASALMASPLSKMYGPQAQRGLGTSPPPHLRPGASPPVIRHPQMPLPLPLIGPGAAMPQMGVHPGQAPYPHHLLHPSMFYSHHHNPFNSPYPYHPYGPGFPTAYMKPPPPAGPLDPAAVMAHHQGIPPQSTATRPEESSHSSAMDKQNMQNMQHKIKPPTPKTPQGSNSGNSASSTPTGVGGPVGPGGPGSGGGGGGGGGGGPPPQSQYPGSHPAYPPQQHPAFQENSPTLVKPTSHMDALRAHAHSASSNLGSHHSTEPLPIDIEPDPEPEIPSPTHNIPRGPSPEAKPDDTECHRSQSAIFVRHIDRGDYNSCTRTDLIFKPVADSKLARKREERDRKIAEKERERRQQQQQQQQQQQQQAQAAQQAAQQAKLKAELKPPYADTPALRQLSEYARPHVAFRELEDLKNAQAAAAASQSRLDPHWMEYYRMRGMHPSQFPLYANPAAISQMERERLGIPPPHHVSMDPNEHMIRLTREYHAHSHTHLHLPSQQQQEAGFQLPPNVGPYPRPNMLMQREPHSDVLLRMSYADQLQYLQAAEFQRQSLHDQYFRQRPR from the exons ATGGCGGCCTCCACTCAAGGAGAAATACGAGTGGGTCCCGGCCACCAG GCAAAACTGCCCGATTATAATCCAATTTCAAGTTTTCCCGTTGATAAAGAAATCGATGAGCGTGAATTAGAAGAACCACGATGGAGTCCTGGAATAGTTGCCGATGGAGATTTAATAATGTTTGTACGTGCAGCACGTTCCATGGCAGCATTTCaag GCATGTGTGATGGAGGTTTAGAAGATGGTTGTTTAGCAGCAAGTCGTGATGATACTACAATAAATGCACTTGACGTT ttACATGATTCCGGTTATGATACAGGAACCGCCCTACAAGCTCTAGTTAAGTGTCCAGTTTCCAAAGGAATTGATAAAAAATGGACagaagatgaaacaaaaaaatttataaaaggtcTAAGACAATTTGGCAAGAATTTCTTTCGTATTCACAAAGATCTATTACCGCACAAAGAAACCCCCGAGCTTGTTGAATTCTACTATTTGTGGAAAAAGACTCCAGGCGCTAATAATAATCGACCACATCGTCGTCGGCGACAATCATCGTTGCGCCGTAATCGTGTAACACGTGCCAGTAACGCACCACCAACGAAAAAAGAGGACACACCCGAACCTCAAGTACCAATTGAACCAATTCCCGTAGCTAAAGAAGAGAACAGCTCATTGACCGAAGACGAAGCCAGTGAATGTGATAGTGATTCAAGCTTAACCAACAAAAGGGATGAATCACCATCTAGAATGAGGACACGTAATAAACCacaacaaaacaataataagGAACAAGTGGCAAATGGTAAGAGACCGAAACGAGGTGGAACCGAAACGCCAGAAGTTACCGATACAAACAGTCCCAAAACACCAACCAAAACGGAGAGCAATAATAAACGCAAGCAGGCGAAACAGGATACGCCTAACAAGAAGAAGAGGTCCGATACGGACGGAGACATCACCGATGATAGTAAGGAGAAGAGAAAGAGATCGGACAGTCCGGTGGAGAGCATGAATTCGGACAGTCGTCCCGATTCGGTGCTGGATGAGGGTGAAAATACAAATGATACACCTGATCCACCGCAGTTGGCTATTGCTCCGCCCAAAGAAGTCGAAGATAAAGTGGTGGACGAAAAGGTTATCGTTCCTGTTGTTGTTGAACATCAAGCTGTGAAAGTTGAAAAAGAACTGGAACAGGACGAAGAAACCAACCAGCAAGCACCGATTGTTGTAGTTCAGCAGCCACAACAGTTATCGCCAGAGAAACAGTGTCCTGATGAAATCGAGAAAATGCCACAACCGCCGATAGTTAATGATCAGTTAAATGAGAACGATGTGTCACAGGAAATACCGGTGCAGCTTCCTGCTGTTATTCCACCTCCAGAAGAGATGGTTAATAATGGTGGCTATGTTCCCAAGGAACAGGAAATGCTCTCTAAGATCGCCAACATGAAGCAGGAGACGAATATTGCCCTGCAACCGGCTGTTATCGGAGTGGTACCACCACCAACTCAGCCCGTACTAGCACCAGTAGTAGTACCACCTCAACCACCAATGGAGTTTTCAGCTAAAGAAGTGTACATTAAAAAAGAACCACTGGACGATTCGTCTTCAATGGATGCAACATGTAATCAAAATAGCAATGAACCACAAGACCTGAAGGTCAAAATTGAGGTCAAGAGCGAGGAACCCAAGCCAAATGTAAATATTTCCCCAGCTGGCATGTCTGTTGGACTGCCACCTCCGTCAGCGCTCAATCCTCAAGCGTGTGTCAACGAGATGCCAGAGCATAAATACGACACTCAACAGCCACCACCTCCATTCGATGGTCACATCAAGTTTAACAATCCCAGCAGCGAAATGAAATATCCTGGAGATATTGAAATGAAGTACAACGATCAAATCAAGTACAACCCAGCAGGCGAGGTTGTTGCGAAATTCCCTCATGAAATGAAATATCCACCGCCATGTGAACCGATGAAATATGGACAGGAGTTGCCAGGCAAATACGAATTAAAATACGGTATGGAGCATGGCGGCTTGCCACCAAAGTCATTCAATGAACCTATCAAAATCCCAGATCTCAAGGCAtatcagcagcagcaacaacatcaACCCCATCAACCGCCGCCTTCACAGGAGAACCAACAGATGAAGTATCCTCCATTAGGTAGCGGTGATTCCAATCAACAACAGCAGAACCCCGTTGCAATGCCAAAACCACACTATCAGGCTGACATTCATTCTTTGTCCCGCTCGCCTTACGATTCGAGCATAATGCTTAAATATGGCGATCCAATGGGTGCTAAATATGGTCTGGGACCACCACCTGGACACCAACAGCCGCAGGATTTGAAATACCCTCCACCGGATGGTGCACTCAAATCGGCCTACCATGGGGAAAATCTTATCAAAAGTAGTCCGTTTGGTGATCCTCAAGGTGTTGTCAATAAGTATCCGCCTTCAGAAAGTCCCATTGACGCTTCGTCTCGGTCTACACCCGGTCAGGATAGTCAGGGAAGTAATAGCAATTCGCAGCAGTCACAACAGTTTCATTCACCACATCCCTCACCCCATATGCCTTCAGCTGTGCCCGCGGGCATGCACCCACAGAACTTGGTTTCGCAGCAACATCCTGGTATGCCACCGAACTCGTTGCATCATCCAACACCCACACACCCAGGAATGCTCAGTTCGCTGGCTTCACAACAGCAACAATTGCAGCATCAGCATCAACTTCAACAACAGCAGcttcaacaacaacatcaacaacaacagcaacaacaacaacaacagcaagcaCAACAAgtgcagcagcaacaacaacagcaacagcagcaacaacaacagcagcagcaacaacaacaacagcaacaacaacaacaacagcagcaacaacaacagcagtcACAAAATTCCAACTCGTCGAATATACAAACTTCATCTTCATCAAGTATGTTAATGCCACCATCATCGGGTCCAAACATACTAATGCCACCAAGTTCGTTGCAACATATGCAACCTGGTGGGCCAAGTCATTTGCCGCCACTGCATAGACCACACCAAGATATTCCACAATCTCTTCATCATCCTGGTATTCCTCTCTCCCTACAAGGACATGGTGGGCATGGAATTCCACCTCCTCCACAAAGTCATCATCCTTCATCCATGCAACAGCAATCGCCAGCTGGACAACAACAAGGAGTACGAACGCCATCACCTGCTCAACAACGCCCCATGGAGtctcaaaataattcaaactCCCAAAACAGCAATAGCCGGGAACAGCAAATGCAACAGCAGCCTCCTCATCGAACATCACCTCTTCCGGGACTATCGAATCCACAGGGAATGCTTGGTCACCCAATGCCGCTTCACCCTCACATGCACATGCAAGGTCACCCAGTGCACCATGCAGCCCATATGATGGGTGGGCCTGGAATGGGCGGTGCAGGAGGACCTGGTGCTCCTCTGTCTCTGATCGGAACAGCGAtgagcggactaaacgactccGGAATTAGTAGACGTACCCCACCTGTAGGTGGAATTCCTTCGTCGGTGTCATCCGCTTCCTCTGTACAAACCACAACAACGGTGCCATCATCTGCATTTAGCCGAGCAAGTCCCAGCGTCCAAAACAGTTCAGGACCATCTCAAGGACCTCCACAAATGCACATAAACTCCTCTTCTGGTTCTTCCTCTCATCGACCGTCATCTCCAGCATCTAGTGGAGGCAGCATAAGCCGCCAATCTCCTCTCCACCCAGTGCCACAGAGTCCTCTAGGTCATCACCCCTCTGCATCGGCTCTTTCAGCTGCCGCAGCTGCAGTGGCTGAACGCGATCGTCATGCTTTGCTACGTCAACAATCACCGCATATGACTCCCCCACCGGTGTCTAGTGCATCAGCATTAATGGCCAGTCCTCTTAGTAAAATGTACGGCCCTCAGGCTCAACGGGGTTTGGGAACTTCACCACCTCCCCATTTGCGTCCTGGTGCATCACCGCCCGTGATACGACATCCGCAGATGCCACTTCCTCTTCCCTTAATCGGACCTGGAGCGGCAATGCCCCAAATGGGAGTGCATCCAGGTCAGGCGCCATACCCCCATCACCTGCTGCACCCTTCAATGTTCTACTCGCACCATCACAATCCTTTCAACTCACCTTACCCATACCATCCGTATGGTCCTGGCTTCCCAACGGCGTACATGAAACCTCCTCCGCCGGCGGGACCACTCGATCCAGCGGCGGTTATGGCTCACCATCAGGGCATACCACCACAATCGACAGCAACCCGTCCCGAAGAGAGCTCACACTCGTCGGCGATGGATAAGCAAAACATGCAAAATATGCAGCACAAAATCAAACCACCCACACCAAAGACGCCACAAGGTAGCAACAGTGGCAATAGCGCTAGTTCAACTCCAACCGGTGTTGGAGGACCAGTCGGACCAGGTGGACCCGGCTCAGGTGGAGGAGGCGGAGGTGGAGGTGGTGGTGGTCCACCACCACAATCTCAGTATCCTGGTTCTCATCCCGCTTATCCACCACAGCAACATCCAGCGTTCCAAGAGAACTCTCCAACGCTCGTCAAGCCTACAAGTCACATGGACGCGTTGCGTGCACATGCGCACTCGGCGAGTAGTAATTTAGGCAGCCATCATTCAACTGAACCTT TACCAATCGATATTGAACCAGATCCAGAGCCAGAAATTCCAAGTCCTACGCACAACATTCCTCGTGGACCTAGTCCCGAGGCTAAACCTGATGACACCGAATGCCATCGATCACAATCTGCAAT atttgTAAGGCACATTGACAGAGGAGACTACAACTCCTGCACAAGAACTGATTTGATATTCAAACCAGTTGCTGACTCGAAATTGGCACGCAAACGAGAAGAACGTGACCGAAAGATTGCCGAAAAGGAAAGAGAACGAAGACAG caacaacaacagcagcaacaacaacagcaacagcaggCCCAGGCTGCCCAACAAGCTGCTCAACAGGCCAAACTTAAAGCTGAATTGAAACCTCCCTACGCTGATACACCTGCCCTTCGACAGCTTTCCGAGTATGCAAGGCCACATGTTGCATTCAG GGAACTTGAAGACCTGAAGAACGCACAAGCAGCTGCTGCTGCAAGCCAATCACGATTGGATCCACACTGGATGGAATACTATAGGATGAG agGAATGCATCCTTCGCAATTCCCACTATATGCGAATCCCGCTGCAATATCACAAATGGAAAGGGAACGCCTCGGAATACCACCACCACATCACGTTAGCATGGATCCAAACGAGCACATG ATACGATTGACCCGAGAATATCATGCACATTCTCATACTCATTTACATTTGCCTTCACAGCAACAACAGGAAGCCGGATTTCAACTGCCAC cGAATGTTGGACCATATCCGAGACCAAATATGCTTATGCAGAGGGAACCCCATTCGGATGTTTTACTTCGGATGTCGTACGCTGATCAGCTTCAg TATTTACAGGCGGCTGAATTCCAAAGGCAATCCCTTCATGATCAGTATTTCAG ACAAAGACCGAGATAA